The Shewanella japonica genome has a window encoding:
- a CDS encoding RHS repeat-associated core domain-containing protein encodes MTVSNFYFNGFNRHIVVVPSSASTPSGFQLQTFSQANEIEQLVNEISPHLVRDRNALMQGRALVLQAGLNASLNRKQIVTKLNEAISRNLLRVYVETPKANIQTSTETASLGNSSSKFKAPVSSKGKQTAQSTESGTIANTTPTEVPIDQQECRSDPVSMLSGEEILPLTDFEINGLMPLTWRRLYRSSKVDRNVGLGFGWRHNFSLQLNRQYQAPPKVGPKKPGKYWFELTDEEGRVHVFDEVKRGQTSIQSTTGWSLVHQADGRQVLLKPDDSHWAFKKRQIDNQDVWLLETISNHQGQYFQLYYDKQGKLNQITTGPKRGVLLSYNAQGNLLKVASYILDEKGNKQQHPELLASYQYDDHQALIAATDMNGLVERYSYHKPSQTQGAKVSTRSNHKTTYLLKARTRASGFSHHFLWNAEDVNAKCIEQWGDNEIYHYHFSYESHPNGMRSRCVDSLGNKETFVHNSQGLLIEHHNANGAVTRHQYDSVGRKIATIDANNNQTQFIYNTSGQIEAIIHADGGVTQFEYNRLGQCILTQDPIGRTFTKQFDATGRILSESHFDGRQRYFQYNDFGQVTQKTELDGVIHRYHWDRDGELLATQIGDALTRYSHDRLGRVNATINPQGLVTEYIRDLNGQIIEEKAYPQDKPEQAIITQYQFDQAGRKISQKLLADKAVVDENASDLNNANQSDIETLLSYDGLAQPCQQTFADGSWLKFFYDKERNLNKIERSDGAQYRIEYTPTEQPKKLIGFDGREQVYQYDANDKLVAVNDSDIRFIELKRDALGRIIQQSSHVKLDANVHSATLNTQNFYQYDVIGNITRAHNQHRTLEQKYDTKGRVTQVNQGAWHLSYQYDAKGNRSGLTLPDGSQVNYQYNRNGLLADIGVVLTDNQQTIDIAQYQYTDAGLLQHTRLGNQLESTHTYDAYSRLIEQQWQHAKFAESESESEIESESAATTVSSSPLFEHRRYHYDNQHQLKASESQLNRNGLQDENEPNVDLTQFEYNKVSQLISHSRENEPKALSANGKSGTTSNTMAVKHHHKEQYHWDAFDNPTQHIRQHDAQVLTSEQNRPDKSIQDVVVNNDRLMSMAGVDYRYDASGNQISQIGTGNKQQRSFNGLNQLIQINDNGKLTQYEYDALGRRSTKVTEQGRTDFIWDNNQLIGECTLGQYTWYIYQPDTFTPVALIKAGQVYYYHLDQLDTPICLTDANAQTVWRNQLDVFGKAFDTVVESNVARDDEFENSIVNPIRFQGQYFDDESGLHYNRFRYYSPEQARFIHQDPIGLVGGLNHYQYAPNHVNWVDPFGLLCKEGREKLSAMLSTLVGNGIDKQTKEKILQSAIDSAAITDPEAKLKIQKPDGVNKLNYAYTLESMDEVNNTITVQRNIDGQIKEMDLTIEEFAGMHEFDGKVVDEAWATKGIIKQNNARPLILAKKKQGSEAIHILTEKEKEALASHLDERDEAISLRGEYGTEEYNQQISSINKSTETIGEKAADMAVKAQYPGYERIHPESLDRSSPGAGSFDMVYQNANGDVIIVEAKGGKSPLGKKQIGDDDYQQGTKEYAAAITMEMGERDKGSTDKISAKAIEKAFDRKRNKVQYLHVETPINKTARGSSVSEVRISEFDISKKG; translated from the coding sequence ATGACGGTCAGTAATTTTTATTTTAATGGTTTCAATCGGCATATCGTTGTTGTTCCCAGCAGTGCATCAACACCTTCTGGTTTCCAGTTACAAACCTTTAGCCAAGCTAATGAAATTGAGCAGTTGGTCAATGAAATAAGTCCTCATTTGGTACGTGATAGAAATGCCTTAATGCAAGGGCGCGCATTAGTATTGCAAGCGGGCTTGAATGCTTCGTTAAATCGAAAACAAATCGTCACCAAATTAAATGAAGCAATTTCACGTAACCTATTACGTGTTTATGTTGAAACCCCTAAAGCAAATATTCAAACTTCTACCGAAACGGCCTCACTCGGAAACAGCTCAAGTAAATTTAAAGCGCCTGTTTCAAGTAAAGGTAAGCAGACTGCTCAATCAACTGAGTCTGGCACCATTGCTAATACGACTCCAACTGAAGTACCAATTGATCAACAAGAATGCCGTAGTGATCCAGTGTCTATGTTATCTGGCGAGGAAATTTTACCGTTAACTGATTTTGAAATTAATGGCTTAATGCCGTTAACTTGGCGACGTTTATACCGCTCTAGTAAAGTTGATCGAAATGTTGGGCTTGGTTTTGGTTGGCGACATAATTTTAGTTTACAACTCAATCGCCAATATCAAGCGCCTCCCAAAGTGGGGCCGAAAAAGCCTGGTAAATACTGGTTTGAGCTCACTGATGAAGAAGGCCGAGTACATGTTTTTGATGAAGTTAAACGCGGCCAAACCAGTATTCAAAGTACGACAGGTTGGTCGTTAGTTCATCAAGCTGATGGTCGACAGGTATTATTAAAACCAGATGACAGTCATTGGGCGTTTAAAAAGCGTCAAATAGACAATCAAGATGTGTGGTTACTAGAAACGATTAGTAATCACCAAGGCCAATATTTTCAGCTGTACTATGATAAGCAAGGCAAGCTTAATCAAATAACCACAGGGCCTAAACGCGGTGTACTTCTTAGTTATAACGCCCAAGGTAACTTACTAAAAGTTGCTTCTTATATACTTGACGAGAAAGGTAATAAGCAGCAACACCCTGAACTCCTTGCAAGCTATCAATATGATGACCACCAAGCCTTAATTGCAGCAACTGACATGAATGGTCTAGTTGAACGATACAGCTATCATAAACCTAGCCAAACTCAGGGAGCTAAAGTTTCAACCCGAAGTAATCACAAAACAACTTATTTATTAAAAGCCAGAACTCGAGCTTCAGGGTTTAGCCACCACTTTTTATGGAATGCTGAGGACGTAAACGCTAAATGCATAGAGCAGTGGGGTGATAATGAGATCTATCACTACCATTTTTCTTATGAGTCACATCCAAATGGCATGCGAAGTCGTTGTGTTGATTCTCTCGGAAATAAAGAAACATTCGTTCATAATTCTCAAGGTTTGCTGATTGAACATCATAATGCTAATGGTGCGGTGACACGGCATCAATATGACAGTGTTGGCCGCAAAATAGCGACCATTGATGCAAACAATAATCAAACCCAATTCATATACAATACCTCAGGACAAATTGAAGCCATTATTCATGCTGATGGTGGTGTCACACAATTTGAATACAACCGTTTAGGTCAGTGTATTCTTACGCAAGATCCCATTGGCCGAACATTTACAAAGCAGTTTGATGCAACAGGACGCATTTTATCTGAAAGTCATTTTGATGGTCGTCAGCGGTATTTTCAATACAATGATTTTGGACAAGTAACTCAAAAAACAGAGCTTGATGGTGTTATACATCGATATCATTGGGATAGAGATGGCGAATTATTAGCAACACAAATTGGCGATGCTTTAACTCGCTATAGTCATGATCGCTTAGGACGAGTAAATGCAACAATTAACCCGCAAGGTTTAGTTACTGAGTACATTCGCGACCTCAATGGGCAAATAATTGAAGAAAAAGCATACCCTCAAGATAAGCCGGAACAGGCAATTATCACCCAATATCAGTTTGATCAAGCAGGTAGAAAAATTAGTCAAAAATTATTGGCTGATAAAGCAGTTGTTGATGAAAACGCATCTGATTTAAATAATGCAAATCAGAGCGATATTGAAACGCTGCTTAGCTATGATGGATTAGCTCAACCGTGTCAACAAACTTTTGCAGATGGTAGCTGGCTTAAATTCTTCTATGATAAAGAGCGTAATTTAAACAAAATTGAGCGAAGTGATGGTGCTCAATATCGAATTGAATACACCCCGACAGAACAGCCAAAAAAATTAATCGGGTTTGATGGTCGCGAGCAAGTTTACCAATATGATGCCAATGATAAGTTAGTGGCAGTAAACGACAGTGACATTCGTTTTATTGAATTAAAGCGTGATGCACTAGGTCGTATTATTCAGCAAAGCAGTCATGTAAAACTTGATGCTAATGTTCATTCTGCTACGTTAAACACTCAAAATTTTTACCAATATGATGTCATTGGCAATATCACTCGCGCGCACAATCAGCATCGCACGCTAGAGCAAAAATATGACACTAAGGGTAGAGTCACTCAGGTCAATCAAGGTGCATGGCACTTATCTTATCAGTACGATGCTAAAGGTAATCGAAGTGGCTTAACCTTACCTGATGGAAGCCAAGTAAACTATCAATATAATCGTAATGGCTTGTTAGCGGATATTGGTGTTGTACTAACCGATAATCAGCAAACTATCGATATTGCTCAATATCAATATACAGATGCTGGCTTATTACAGCACACAAGATTAGGTAATCAACTCGAATCAACCCACACATATGATGCTTATTCAAGGCTTATTGAACAGCAGTGGCAACACGCTAAGTTTGCAGAAAGTGAAAGTGAAAGTGAAATTGAAAGCGAGAGCGCAGCAACAACTGTGTCAAGTTCACCGCTATTTGAACATAGACGCTATCATTATGATAACCAGCACCAGCTTAAAGCATCTGAAAGTCAATTAAACCGCAATGGCCTGCAGGATGAGAATGAGCCAAATGTCGATTTAACCCAATTTGAATACAATAAAGTTAGCCAATTGATTAGCCATTCGCGAGAGAATGAACCAAAAGCATTAAGCGCGAATGGTAAGAGCGGTACTACCTCTAACACCATGGCTGTAAAACATCATCACAAAGAACAGTATCATTGGGATGCATTTGACAACCCGACTCAACATATTCGTCAACATGACGCTCAGGTATTAACCTCTGAACAAAATCGTCCTGATAAATCCATTCAAGATGTGGTCGTTAACAATGACCGACTAATGAGTATGGCAGGAGTGGATTATCGTTATGATGCCAGTGGTAATCAAATCTCTCAAATTGGAACGGGCAATAAACAACAGCGCAGTTTTAATGGCTTAAACCAGTTAATTCAAATTAATGATAATGGCAAACTGACGCAATATGAATATGATGCTTTAGGTAGACGCAGCACAAAAGTGACCGAGCAAGGCCGTACTGATTTTATTTGGGATAATAATCAGTTAATTGGCGAGTGCACCTTAGGTCAATATACCTGGTACATCTATCAGCCCGATACCTTTACGCCGGTTGCTCTCATTAAAGCTGGTCAGGTTTATTATTATCATTTAGACCAACTAGACACGCCCATTTGTCTTACTGATGCTAATGCCCAAACAGTATGGCGTAATCAGTTAGATGTGTTTGGAAAAGCCTTTGATACTGTTGTTGAAAGCAATGTTGCAAGAGATGATGAGTTTGAAAATTCGATAGTAAACCCTATTCGCTTTCAAGGTCAGTATTTCGATGACGAATCAGGCCTACATTACAACCGATTTAGGTATTATAGCCCTGAGCAGGCAAGGTTTATTCATCAAGATCCAATAGGGCTAGTTGGGGGATTAAACCACTACCAATATGCACCGAATCACGTTAATTGGGTTGATCCATTTGGGCTACTTTGTAAAGAAGGTCGAGAAAAGTTATCGGCCATGCTGAGTACATTAGTTGGTAATGGCATTGATAAACAAACAAAAGAGAAGATACTACAAAGTGCCATTGACAGCGCAGCTATCACAGACCCTGAGGCCAAGTTAAAAATACAAAAGCCTGATGGGGTGAATAAATTAAATTACGCCTACACACTTGAATCGATGGATGAAGTGAATAACACCATAACAGTGCAACGAAATATTGATGGACAAATAAAAGAAATGGATTTGACCATCGAAGAATTCGCTGGCATGCATGAATTTGATGGTAAGGTGGTCGATGAAGCATGGGCTACCAAAGGCATAATTAAACAAAATAATGCAAGACCATTAATTTTAGCGAAAAAGAAACAAGGTTCCGAGGCGATACATATCCTCACAGAAAAAGAGAAAGAAGCATTAGCATCTCATCTAGATGAACGTGATGAGGCGATATCGCTGCGTGGCGAATACGGCACAGAAGAATACAATCAACAGATTTCATCGATTAATAAAAGCACAGAAACGATTGGTGAAAAAGCTGCAGATATGGCCGTTAAAGCGCAATATCCAGGTTATGAACGGATTCATCCCGAGAGCTTAGATAGGTCCAGCCCCGGGGCGGGGAGTTTTGATATGGTCTATCAGAATGCCAACGGCGATGTCATTATTGTCGAAGCAAAAGGCGGTAAAAGTCCGTTAGGGAAGAAGCAAATTGGCGATGATGATTATCAACAAGGCACAAAGGAATATGCTGCAGCGATAACAATGGAAATGGGGGAACGTGATAAAGGCAGTACAGATAAAATATCGGCAAAGGCAATTGAAAAAGCATTCGATAGAAAGAGAAATAAAGTTCAATATTTACATGTAGAGACTCCGATTAATAAAACTGCGCGTGGTTCATCCGTTAGCGAAGTGAGAATTTCTGAATTTGATATTAGTAAAAAAGGTTAA